The sequence TCTTACTATTCCAACATAGCGGGTCATTGTTTCCTGGATATCCTTTTTAATTTTATTTACATCTATATTTTTTTCCACCCTGTTTGACTTCACTTTGATACTGACTTTTTGAGGCTCTTTTCGGCTGCCTTCAATTACATTTTCCACCTCTTTGCCTATCTTGCGGCCAAACACCAAACCTTCAAGAAGCGAATTGCTGGCCAGCCTGTTTGCACCGTGTATTCCATTGCATGCAACTTCACCGCAGGCATAGAAACCTTTTATATTTGTGCGTCCAAACACATCCGTCCTTATTCCGCCCATACAGTAATGTTCAGCCGGAGCAACGGGAATATAATCTTTGGACATATCTATGCCGTAACTTAAGCATGTGTTGTAAATATTGGGAAACCTGTTTTCCAAATATTCCTTTCCTTTGAATGTGATATCCAGATATACATGGTTTGAATTTGTTTTTTGCATTTCATGAAAAATGGATCTTGAAACTATGTCTCTGGGTGCTAGCTCTTTAAGCTCATGATATTTGGGCATAAACCTTTCGCCTTTAATATTTCTTAATATGGCACCTTCCCCTCTTACCGCCTCGGAAATAAGAAAGCTTTTGTTCTCGGGGTGGAAAAGAACCGTGGGATGAAATTGCACAAACTCCAAATCCATGAGCTCCGCACCGGCCCTGTAGGCAAGACCGGCCCCGTCCCCCGTTGCCACTTCGGGATTTGTTGTGTTGGAGTACAACTGCCCGTATCCTCCTGTTGCACACACCACAACATTTGCTCTGTAAAACACATAGGAAGAACTATCCTCATGATAGGCCAGTATGCCTTTGCACACATTGTCTTCGGTAATTAAATCTATCGCGGCAACTCTTTCCTTTATTTTAACGTTCTGTTTCGTTCTCACCACCGATATGAGCTTGTCGCAAACTTCCTTGCCTGTTGTATCCCCGGCATGTATAATCCTGTTTTTGCTGTGAGCCCCTTCCCTCGAGAGGGCAAGCTCGTCATTGCTTTTTCTGTCGAAATTGACTCCAAATTGGCACAAAGTTTCAATATTTGCCGCAGCCTCGTTAACCAAAACCCACACACTTTCCTCGTCACACAGGCCTGCTCCGGCATAAATTGTATCCTTAAAATGCAACTCCGGAGAATCACCTTTGTCAAGGGAAACGGCTATTCCTCCCTGGGCAAGAACCGAGTTGCTTATTTCAATGGTTTCCTTTGTGAGTATGACAACATCGTATTTTTCAGGTATTTCAAGCGCAGTGTAAACTCCTGCTATTCCGCTGCCTATTATAATAACATCATGAAACTCCGTAGGCAGCTCATCTGTGTCAAAATCCACCAAATATCTGTTCTCATCCAAAATTCATTATTCCTCCTCTACGTGATTACACTTGTTATAACATACATTATTACATTTATTTTAGTAATTGTATTTATTTTACATCAAAATAAAGGCTCCGGACAAACACATCCAAAAACCTCGGAGCCTTAAATTCAACCACTGAAACAAACATAAATCAGCCAATCCGGATCATTCTGTCCAGAGCTTTTTTGGCCTTCAATCTTATATTTTCATCAAGTTTTATTTCATATTTCATTTCTTTTAACGCATTGTACACGCTTTCCAAAGTGGTTTTCTTCATATTTGGACATATCAGTCCCTGAGAGAGCAGATAGAAAGTTTTGTCCGGATTATCTCTCTTAAGTTTGTACAAGACTCCCATCTCAGTGCCTATAATAAACTTTGAATGTTCGGATTTTTCGGCAAAGTCAATTATCTGCTTGGTACTGCCGACAAAATCCGCTTCTTCACAGACTTCTTTCCGGCACTCCGGATGCACAAGCACAAGAGCGTCAGGATGAATTTTCTTAATTTCCCTGACCTGCTCGACGCTTATTCTGTGATGCGTGATACAATAACCTTCCCATAAAATTATGTTTTTTTCCGGAACCTTCTCAGCAACATAGCTGCCCAAATTTTTGTCGGGGACAAACAATATGTCCTTTTCAGGAATCGATTTTACAACCTCAACGGCGTTTGACGACGTACAGCATATATCGCTTTCGGCCTTTACCTCCGCGGATGAATTGACATAACAAACAACAACTGCTCCGGGATACTTTTTCTTTGCCTCCCTTAAAGCATCAGCCGTTATCATGTCGGCCATAGGACAGCCGGCATCAATCTCCGCAAGCAATACTGTTTTTGACGGCGAAAGTATTTTTGCGCTCTCCGCCATAAAATGAACGCCGCAAAAAACAATAACATCTTTGTCATTATTGGCGCAGTACCTGCTTAGTGCCAGTGAATCGCCAATTACATCCGCTATTTCCTGAACTTCGTCATTTTGATAATTATGGGCCACTATTACGGCATTTTTTTCTTCTTTCAGTTGTTTTATTCTTTCCTTCAACTCATTCCTATCCAACATAATTACCTACCTGTAAAGTTAGTTGAAATACTTTTAATAGAATACTTTTAATAATTTTAATACTTTAGGCCTGTTTTGTAAAGGAGATAACAGGCAAAATAAATCAAAATGCTTATTTGTATTTATGCATTTATTTATGTATTAATCTTAATTTATGTATTAATCCGAATGGAAATCAAGAAAGAGTTGACAAAATAAGAAACTCAGTGGTAATATCCTTTTATGCATTTTTCAGCAAAATA comes from Acetivibrio thermocellus ATCC 27405 and encodes:
- the nadA gene encoding quinolinate synthase NadA; translated protein: MLDRNELKERIKQLKEEKNAVIVAHNYQNDEVQEIADVIGDSLALSRYCANNDKDVIVFCGVHFMAESAKILSPSKTVLLAEIDAGCPMADMITADALREAKKKYPGAVVVCYVNSSAEVKAESDICCTSSNAVEVVKSIPEKDILFVPDKNLGSYVAEKVPEKNIILWEGYCITHHRISVEQVREIKKIHPDALVLVHPECRKEVCEEADFVGSTKQIIDFAEKSEHSKFIIGTEMGVLYKLKRDNPDKTFYLLSQGLICPNMKKTTLESVYNALKEMKYEIKLDENIRLKAKKALDRMIRIG
- the nadB gene encoding L-aspartate oxidase, with amino-acid sequence MDENRYLVDFDTDELPTEFHDVIIIGSGIAGVYTALEIPEKYDVVILTKETIEISNSVLAQGGIAVSLDKGDSPELHFKDTIYAGAGLCDEESVWVLVNEAAANIETLCQFGVNFDRKSNDELALSREGAHSKNRIIHAGDTTGKEVCDKLISVVRTKQNVKIKERVAAIDLITEDNVCKGILAYHEDSSSYVFYRANVVVCATGGYGQLYSNTTNPEVATGDGAGLAYRAGAELMDLEFVQFHPTVLFHPENKSFLISEAVRGEGAILRNIKGERFMPKYHELKELAPRDIVSRSIFHEMQKTNSNHVYLDITFKGKEYLENRFPNIYNTCLSYGIDMSKDYIPVAPAEHYCMGGIRTDVFGRTNIKGFYACGEVACNGIHGANRLASNSLLEGLVFGRKIGKEVENVIEGSRKEPQKVSIKVKSNRVEKNIDVNKIKKDIQETMTRYVGIVRDREGLEKAKKKVDDYYELIKDMKNNSVSDFEMQNIVLVSKLVIEAALERKESRGAHFRLDYQKTDDENWKRNIIKRKI